The Funiculus sociatus GB2-C1 genomic sequence TGGTGTTGGCAACCGGAAAAGGGATATCAGTTATAAACTTATTAATGTAGGGCAGTGTATGGCCTAATAAGAAACTTTGGTGTTTTGGAAAATAGTCAAAGTAGTAAAATATTACCTGAGCTGGAACGTAAAAGATCCGATTTACTATAGCATTGACTACCAGCAACCCTTCAATATTGAATTGATAAACTGCGAAGATAACAAAAACTGGAAAAGCGAGGGCTATAAGTATTATGAACAACAGTTTGCTCACAGAAAGTGTTCGACCTCTTATCAACAACCAAGCATAAGCCAACATAATTGTCAGCGCTGCTACGGGAGATTTTTCCAGAGTTGATCCTGCATAAAATATGCTACCTAGAAGCGAAACTACAAAAAATATTTTCCACCACCAGCCTCGCAAACGCATTGCTAAGACCAGAAGCAGAAGGGTCGTGTATGGGAACAGTACATCACGCAGCGCACCATATACGTAGCGGATTCTGCCAGGAATGAGCTTGAGTGCATTTTCACGTGCTAGAGTAAGCTCTAAGGTTGTTTGACCACCAATAATTGCATCAATAATTGGCAGCCTACCAACCTGCTTGAGGTAAAGCACAAGTATAATAAAACATATTACCAATAGCACTATACTTGACATTTGAAGCTGACGAGGTAAGCGAATTGGTTTGGAGATCCAGTTATCCACATCTTTAGCGGATGAGGGAAACCAATAGTGCGTTAAAATAATCCCTGCCAGCGTTAAAATAAAACTGATATTAGTGGCAAATAAAAAGGTGTTTTGTGTGGTAGATGGGTGAGCTGCGTAGACAAAAGGTAATGGCAGCAAAACCATTAGGCTATAAGCAGATATAAATATTCCGGGAATCCTAAAGGTACTAATGTTGAAAAGGTGGGGATAGAGACACACTACCACTCCTGTTATTAACAATGTCAGCCATGCCACCAAACCGCTCTCTAGCAGATCGCTAGAAATGTTTGTTAATAGTTTGGTAGCTATTAGGCCTACGCTCCCTATTACAGCAAATACAAATAGACAAAAAAAGCGTAGAGGAATTCGTATCGTATCCATCCGGCAACTTTACGAGTAGGTGGTAGCCACAGTTAGTCAGTAGATTAGCATAATGCAGTCTGACATTGATAAAAGCAAAATAGTTTCTTTCAGGAATAACTACTTGCTAATTTTGAATATACATCCAGCAGCACTTGCTGATGCTGCTTCCAAGTATAATAATCGTCATAAACTTGCCATGCCCGCTGGCGATACTGCTCCAATGCACACCGGTCGCTAACGAGTTCGTCTATTGCTTTAGCAATAGCTTCTACAAAGTCAGTGTTGCAGACAATACCAAGCTTATGCCCAATTACAATATTGCGAAACTCGATCAAATCATTGCATATTAAAGCGAGTCCAGCTGCCATGTATTCAAATATTTTGTTAGGTAACGCAAATTCAGCTACCTGTTTTGAGTAGGGGATAATTCCAATATGGCATGCTGATGCTGCTTTACAAAGCTCGCTCATGGGGACTGGTGGTGCGAAAGTAATCTTGTTTTGTAGCCCCAGCGCCTCTACCTGTGCCCTCAACGCCAACTCTATATTTCCATAACCACGCAATGTTAAATGCACAGGTGCTTTCACTAGATTCATTGCTGTAATCAGGGATTCAATACCTCGTTGTGCAAGATAACCACCGTGGTAGAGCAGCTGGACTGGCTGGTCATCTGGCAGTGGTGTTGGTGGTTGTAATGGCACGTCTGCGGGTACATTCATCAGCACTGTGGGTAGTGTAATGCCGTAATGGATCGCCATCCGTTCGGCAATCGAGCGGTTAACTGCGAACACGTAGGCACATCGCGGGGTACCGATGCGCTCAATCCAGCGAATAATCGCGTTAATGATAAACTCATTGCGCCGCTCATTGTACCAGTATTCATGAGCATCATAGACCACAGGTTTCTTGAACCACCATCCTACAACCAGTGCTGGTAAGAGGGTATCAACATCATGGGCATGATA encodes the following:
- a CDS encoding oligosaccharide repeat unit polymerase, coding for MDTIRIPLRFFCLFVFAVIGSVGLIATKLLTNISSDLLESGLVAWLTLLITGVVVCLYPHLFNISTFRIPGIFISAYSLMVLLPLPFVYAAHPSTTQNTFLFATNISFILTLAGIILTHYWFPSSAKDVDNWISKPIRLPRQLQMSSIVLLVICFIILVLYLKQVGRLPIIDAIIGGQTTLELTLARENALKLIPGRIRYVYGALRDVLFPYTTLLLLVLAMRLRGWWWKIFFVVSLLGSIFYAGSTLEKSPVAALTIMLAYAWLLIRGRTLSVSKLLFIILIALAFPVFVIFAVYQFNIEGLLVVNAIVNRIFYVPAQVIFYYFDYFPKHQSFLLGHTLPYINKFITDIPFPVANTICLYMHPDAMSSCTSNVAYPGYLWADFGWSGIVIGSIICGISLQGLQVLILRLPKSAPTVVLQSMLSYQMILLTSTSFTDFLAPLGTGLEIVLTVLLVPLAVRVKINLAEFKEKRLS
- a CDS encoding glycosyltransferase family 4 protein; its protein translation is MHVCMLVTTDITNDPRVMKEATALAQAGYAVQVIGICRTGTEPVTDIFANVAMQRLDLWHLRLGRLLKARRGRPVTQGLFDNTTSQKQSPRLSWRGWLINMLRQVQLLIHLLTVLWVYVFAAGRQQADVYHAHDVDTLLPALVVGWWFKKPVVYDAHEYWYNERRNEFIINAIIRWIERIGTPRCAYVFAVNRSIAERMAIHYGITLPTVLMNVPADVPLQPPTPLPDDQPVQLLYHGGYLAQRGIESLITAMNLVKAPVHLTLRGYGNIELALRAQVEALGLQNKITFAPPVPMSELCKAASACHIGIIPYSKQVAEFALPNKIFEYMAAGLALICNDLIEFRNIVIGHKLGIVCNTDFVEAIAKAIDELVSDRCALEQYRQRAWQVYDDYYTWKQHQQVLLDVYSKLASSYS